In the genome of Ignavibacteriales bacterium, one region contains:
- a CDS encoding patatin-like phospholipase family protein, translating into MNTSDFTENRDVKEIINKLRNDLPDKIYSDVVDAEGHQYVDLVQEGGGVLGIALLGYTYVLEQIGIRFFSLGGTSAGAINTLLLAAVDNVDRSKTEKIIQLVANKNLYDFVDGPFFVKFLLKGVRTSKSDAPLFKRIIKKILIVLWTLLWSLPVLIYLFIKKGLNKGNNFRMWVVQILHNNSIYNETDLSKKRNTPESLAIRKGVNSNIDGLKPNLKIIAAEITTETRVLFPEMNLLFWKNPGTESPADYLRASMSIPLFFHPFTIPIGNRKKEDWAKQAKFYGEPPEKAFFVDGGVLSNFPIDVFHNRSRVPRLPTFGVKLGDDRDKVSNVKTLMKFLMSIFNSARHVLDYQFLLKNDDYEHLITKIDIGEHNWLNFSIKDEDKLDLFIRGAKAADVFLRKFDWINYKGIREKMIPSSPQQQNKTT; encoded by the coding sequence ATGAATACATCAGACTTCACTGAGAACAGAGATGTCAAAGAAATCATCAACAAACTTAGAAATGATTTACCCGATAAAATTTACTCAGATGTAGTTGATGCCGAAGGACATCAGTATGTCGATCTTGTCCAGGAAGGCGGCGGTGTGCTGGGAATAGCACTGCTCGGATACACTTATGTACTTGAACAAATCGGGATCAGATTTTTTAGTCTTGGCGGTACATCTGCAGGTGCTATCAATACTTTACTGCTTGCTGCTGTGGATAATGTTGACAGGTCTAAGACTGAAAAGATCATTCAGCTTGTTGCGAATAAAAACCTGTATGATTTCGTCGACGGACCTTTCTTTGTAAAGTTTTTACTGAAGGGTGTCAGAACAAGTAAATCAGATGCTCCACTTTTTAAAAGAATAATTAAGAAAATATTAATTGTCTTGTGGACACTTCTCTGGTCTTTGCCGGTTCTGATTTATCTCTTTATCAAAAAAGGATTAAACAAAGGGAATAATTTCAGAATGTGGGTTGTACAAATTCTTCATAACAACAGCATTTACAATGAAACGGATTTAAGTAAAAAAAGAAATACCCCTGAAAGTCTTGCCATAAGAAAAGGTGTTAACTCAAACATTGACGGATTAAAACCAAATCTCAAAATAATCGCGGCGGAAATAACAACGGAGACGCGTGTACTCTTTCCTGAAATGAATTTATTGTTCTGGAAAAATCCCGGCACTGAAAGTCCCGCTGATTATTTACGTGCTTCAATGTCGATACCGCTGTTCTTTCATCCATTCACAATACCTATCGGCAACAGAAAAAAAGAAGACTGGGCAAAGCAGGCAAAATTTTACGGCGAGCCTCCTGAAAAAGCTTTCTTTGTTGATGGAGGTGTGTTATCAAATTTTCCTATCGATGTATTTCACAACAGAAGCAGGGTTCCCCGCCTTCCGACTTTTGGTGTTAAACTTGGTGATGACAGGGACAAGGTAAGCAACGTAAAAACACTTATGAAATTTCTTATGTCGATATTTAACAGCGCGCGGCATGTACTTGACTATCAGTTCCTTTTAAAGAATGATGATTATGAACATCTTATAACAAAGATAGATATAGGAGAACACAACTGGCTTAACTTTTCAATCAAGGATGAAGACAAACTTGATCTGTTTATAAGAGGAGCAAAAGCCGCCGATGTATTCTTAAGAAAATTTGATTGGATTAATTACAAAGGAATAAGAGAAAAAATGATTCCCTCTTCTCCCCAGCAGCAGAATAAAACAACCTAA
- the priA gene encoding primosomal protein N', producing the protein MFVELVFPLPFRNTFTYSVPDELTSQVRVGVRAVAPFGKRTLTGFIINKSATTSLTEKIKPIEDIIDETPVVNETGLKFYSWLAEYYMCSLGEALRLAVPIGTEIESKRKIIIEKELCAKLYQEEKNKKTFKAELLNLLSEKDEISFKQLQRITKKKNLYSTIHSIEKTGAVTVLNEIEEAKVKPKTIKHVKLIKSLGEVYAMIPEIESRSPKQVKILLTLAATKGKPIPQNYLLKKTESSQSSLDSLESKGLIEISDVEVERKYGDEYKEKIKDFELTDDQKNVIEKVSAQIDENKFKVFLLHGVTGSGKTQVYIELVKKVLHKKKSALILVPEISLTPQMTARMFNNFGDKVSVVHSRMSPGERYDTWRRILKGKTNVVVGARSALFSPLFNPGIVVVDEEHDASYKQFDSVPKYNGRDAGIVLASMYDCPVVIGSATPSVESMYNARSGKYELLNLPERIDNAKLPVIELVNVSSEKKARKMENIFSHLLLNKIEDRLKKNEGVILLQNRRGFSTQVFCDDCGEIETCDNCSVSMTYHINKNMMQCHYCGLIKKVPNACTHCGSLSIKYYGTGTERVEDELAYYFPQAKIKRVDSDSVSKKFSLGKILTDFGKGETDILVGTQMVSKGLDFSRVTLVGVIAAETTLWLPDFRADERTFQLLTQVAGRAGRSNQPGEVIIQTQNEKHFTLQRVVMNDYEGFYQKEIMDREKMYYPPFTRICLIEAKDLKDENAKGAINDFYNELRVYKKQLQVHNPTNAIISRLKGFYRYHILIKSRRQTDPGGAILRKAVMNAFIEFNKKSRYKDVKLFYDVDPQSVV; encoded by the coding sequence ATGTTTGTCGAACTTGTTTTTCCGCTTCCTTTCAGAAATACTTTTACTTATTCAGTTCCTGATGAACTTACTTCACAAGTACGTGTCGGCGTTCGTGCAGTTGCACCTTTCGGTAAAAGAACACTAACGGGCTTCATCATTAACAAATCTGCGACAACTTCTTTAACAGAAAAAATAAAACCTATCGAAGACATTATTGATGAGACTCCTGTAGTAAACGAAACAGGATTAAAATTTTATTCCTGGCTCGCGGAATATTATATGTGTTCATTGGGCGAAGCGTTAAGGCTAGCGGTTCCCATCGGGACAGAGATCGAATCAAAAAGAAAAATCATTATTGAAAAAGAACTTTGCGCAAAACTTTACCAGGAAGAAAAAAATAAAAAAACGTTTAAAGCTGAATTACTTAATCTTCTTTCCGAAAAAGATGAAATAAGTTTTAAACAGCTTCAACGAATCACCAAAAAGAAAAATCTTTATTCCACAATTCATTCAATTGAAAAAACCGGCGCAGTAACTGTCCTTAATGAAATTGAAGAAGCTAAAGTAAAACCTAAAACGATTAAACATGTTAAGCTGATAAAATCGCTTGGTGAAGTTTATGCAATGATACCGGAAATTGAAAGCCGTTCGCCAAAACAGGTAAAGATACTTCTTACACTTGCTGCGACGAAAGGAAAACCAATTCCTCAAAATTATTTATTGAAGAAAACTGAATCATCGCAGTCATCACTTGATTCACTTGAATCAAAGGGTCTGATAGAAATAAGCGATGTTGAAGTTGAACGTAAATATGGTGATGAGTACAAAGAAAAGATTAAAGATTTTGAACTGACCGACGACCAGAAAAATGTGATCGAAAAAGTATCTGCCCAAATTGATGAAAATAAATTCAAAGTTTTTCTTCTTCACGGTGTAACAGGGAGCGGCAAAACCCAGGTATATATTGAACTCGTTAAAAAAGTTTTGCATAAGAAAAAGTCAGCTTTGATACTTGTACCTGAAATTTCCTTAACACCGCAAATGACTGCACGTATGTTCAATAACTTTGGCGATAAGGTGAGTGTTGTTCACAGCAGGATGTCACCAGGTGAGAGATATGATACCTGGAGAAGAATATTAAAAGGAAAAACAAATGTAGTTGTCGGCGCGAGATCAGCATTATTCTCGCCATTGTTTAATCCGGGAATTGTAGTAGTTGATGAAGAACATGATGCAAGTTATAAACAATTCGACTCGGTGCCGAAGTACAACGGAAGAGATGCTGGGATTGTGCTGGCAAGTATGTATGACTGTCCGGTTGTTATTGGTTCAGCCACACCATCAGTTGAGAGCATGTACAACGCTCGTAGTGGTAAGTATGAATTGCTGAATCTTCCTGAAAGGATTGACAATGCAAAACTTCCGGTGATTGAACTCGTAAATGTTTCATCTGAAAAAAAAGCACGTAAGATGGAAAATATTTTTTCTCATCTTCTGCTGAATAAGATTGAAGACAGGCTGAAAAAAAATGAAGGGGTTATTCTTCTTCAAAACAGAAGAGGATTTTCCACACAGGTTTTTTGTGATGACTGCGGTGAAATTGAAACCTGCGACAACTGCTCGGTTTCAATGACGTATCACATAAACAAAAATATGATGCAGTGTCATTACTGCGGACTGATTAAGAAAGTACCAAATGCATGTACTCATTGCGGTTCGCTGTCAATTAAATATTACGGAACAGGCACAGAAAGAGTTGAAGATGAGCTCGCATATTATTTCCCCCAGGCAAAAATAAAACGTGTTGATTCGGATTCTGTTTCAAAAAAATTTTCGCTTGGAAAAATACTTACTGACTTCGGAAAAGGTGAAACCGATATTCTTGTCGGCACGCAAATGGTATCAAAGGGATTGGATTTTTCAAGAGTAACCCTTGTCGGGGTTATCGCCGCTGAAACAACTTTATGGCTGCCGGATTTCCGTGCTGATGAAAGAACATTTCAATTGCTTACCCAGGTTGCAGGCAGGGCGGGGAGGAGTAACCAGCCGGGAGAAGTAATAATACAAACACAAAATGAAAAACATTTTACACTCCAGCGTGTTGTGATGAATGACTATGAAGGATTTTATCAGAAAGAAATTATGGACAGGGAGAAAATGTATTATCCTCCGTTTACACGGATATGTCTGATCGAGGCGAAAGACCTTAAAGATGAAAATGCCAAAGGCGCTATAAATGATTTTTATAATGAACTGCGTGTTTATAAAAAACAATTGCAGGTACATAATCCAACAAACGCAATCATATCAAGACTAAAAGGGTTTTACCGTTACCATATTTTAATTAAAAGCAGAAGGCAAACAGATCCGGGTGGAGCGATACTACGCAAAGCTGTGATGAATGCTTTTATTGAGTTTAATAAAAAATCGCGCTACAAAGATGTAAAACTTTTTTATGATGTTGACCCGCAGAGTGTGGTGTGA
- a CDS encoding LD-carboxypeptidase — MKRSEFVKTVSAATIVTSLPSFAFSEQKNIDEQKVTKPKALRRGDLIGIVTPGSYITQEELNDSIKNVESLGFKAVYTDKVLEMNGYFSAHDKDRAEDIMKMFSRKDIKAIMCARGGYGCARILPMLDYSVIKNNPKILIGYSDVTALLLGITHKTGLVTFHGPVGISSFNEFTRKYFYDVLVEGNKKIKMTSAADDNPDEPAEIYTLRKGKCSGKLAGGNLSVMVSLIGTEYDIDYTNKIIFIEEIGEEPYRIDRMLTQMIQSGKFKKAKGIALGTFRKCESKKVEPSFENSFSLKEVLIERLASLGIPVAYGLSFGHIKNKFTLPLGISTEFDAGEKTITLLENAVE, encoded by the coding sequence ATGAAGCGAAGTGAATTTGTTAAAACCGTTTCCGCAGCTACTATTGTTACCTCACTTCCTTCATTTGCTTTCTCTGAACAGAAAAATATTGATGAGCAAAAAGTAACTAAGCCAAAAGCACTTCGTAGAGGTGATCTTATAGGAATTGTAACACCCGGCAGTTATATCACACAGGAAGAACTAAATGACTCAATAAAAAATGTTGAGTCACTCGGATTCAAAGCAGTTTACACAGATAAAGTTCTTGAGATGAATGGCTACTTCTCCGCTCATGATAAAGACCGCGCTGAAGACATAATGAAGATGTTTTCACGCAAAGATATAAAAGCAATTATGTGCGCGCGCGGCGGTTATGGCTGTGCAAGAATTCTTCCAATGCTCGATTACTCTGTTATAAAAAATAATCCCAAAATATTAATAGGTTATAGTGATGTGACGGCATTGCTTCTGGGCATCACACACAAGACAGGTCTTGTTACTTTTCACGGACCTGTTGGTATTTCCTCGTTCAATGAGTTCACCAGGAAATATTTTTATGACGTACTTGTTGAAGGAAATAAGAAAATAAAAATGACAAGTGCTGCAGATGATAACCCGGATGAACCTGCCGAAATTTATACACTTCGAAAAGGTAAATGTTCTGGTAAATTAGCCGGAGGAAATTTATCTGTGATGGTTTCACTCATCGGAACTGAATATGACATTGATTACACAAACAAAATAATTTTCATTGAAGAAATTGGTGAAGAACCTTACCGAATTGACAGAATGCTTACGCAAATGATTCAGTCGGGTAAGTTCAAAAAAGCAAAGGGAATTGCGCTGGGTACTTTTAGAAAGTGCGAATCAAAAAAAGTTGAACCATCTTTTGAAAATTCTTTTTCTCTGAAAGAAGTCTTGATAGAACGACTAGCATCATTAGGAATACCAGTTGCTTATGGATTATCTTTCGGTCACATAAAAAATAAATTTACGTTACCGCTCGGCATTAGTACTGAATTTGATGCCGGTGAAAAAACAATTACACTTCTTGAAAATGCAGTTGAATAA
- the lysA gene encoding diaminopimelate decarboxylase yields the protein MNYFESDCYIYKKSELYCDGVPLSDIVTAAGSPVFIYSKKYFVEQYNLIRNAFSGINHKIFFSAKSNYNINVINIFKSLGASVDVNSEGELFRALKAGVDPKKIIFSGVGKTEDEIINAIQTGVYSIKVESEEELIIINNAAQKLGRVVNVTLRVNPDVDAETHPYISTGLSENKFGLENAAVTQLIKNKSSFKNVTISGLAMHIGSQILSVHPYKEAVEKLADLFLYLKSQRIELKHFNIGGGMGVRYHDEEPLNMKKLAEAISPILKKLNAEIYFEPGRFLTANAGCLVTKLLYNKTNGDKKFFIVDAGMNDLIRPSIYGSYHHIQPLKKNTGRKNIVVDVVGPVCESGDFFAHDRTLTEMKSGEYIAVMSAGAYSMTMSSNYNARRRPPEVVVDGDKFFIARGRESFEYLLHDEKIISELVRNS from the coding sequence ATGAATTATTTCGAATCAGATTGTTACATCTATAAAAAAAGTGAATTGTACTGTGACGGCGTTCCGCTAAGTGATATAGTAACGGCAGCGGGTTCACCTGTTTTCATTTACAGTAAAAAATATTTTGTTGAACAGTACAACCTGATCCGGAATGCATTCAGCGGTATAAATCACAAAATATTTTTCAGCGCAAAATCAAATTATAATATCAATGTCATAAATATCTTTAAATCACTCGGAGCTTCGGTTGATGTTAATTCCGAAGGTGAATTGTTCCGCGCATTGAAAGCAGGCGTTGATCCTAAGAAGATAATATTTTCAGGCGTTGGCAAGACTGAAGACGAGATCATCAATGCGATTCAAACCGGTGTATATTCAATCAAGGTTGAATCGGAAGAAGAATTAATTATAATAAATAATGCCGCGCAAAAGCTTGGAAGGGTTGTAAACGTCACTCTTCGTGTTAATCCTGATGTTGATGCTGAAACCCATCCATATATTTCAACAGGACTTTCAGAAAATAAGTTCGGACTAGAAAACGCGGCTGTAACGCAACTAATAAAAAATAAATCATCATTTAAGAATGTTACAATAAGCGGGCTGGCAATGCACATTGGTTCACAGATTCTTTCTGTTCATCCCTACAAAGAAGCTGTAGAAAAATTAGCTGATTTATTTTTATACCTGAAATCTCAAAGAATAGAATTAAAACATTTTAATATCGGCGGGGGAATGGGTGTCCGGTATCACGATGAAGAACCGTTGAACATGAAAAAATTAGCCGAAGCAATTTCACCAATTCTAAAAAAGTTAAACGCTGAAATTTATTTCGAACCGGGAAGATTTTTAACAGCAAATGCCGGTTGCCTTGTCACAAAATTATTATACAACAAAACCAACGGCGATAAAAAATTTTTTATAGTTGATGCGGGAATGAATGACCTTATACGCCCGAGTATTTACGGTTCATATCATCACATCCAGCCATTGAAAAAAAATACGGGAAGAAAAAATATTGTTGTTGATGTTGTTGGTCCTGTTTGTGAGAGCGGTGATTTTTTTGCTCACGACAGAACATTAACTGAAATGAAAAGCGGAGAATACATTGCGGTAATGTCTGCCGGAGCTTATAGTATGACTATGTCCTCAAACTATAATGCCAGACGAAGACCACCGGAAGTTGTAGTTGACGGAGATAAATTTTTTATAGCTCGCGGAAGGGAATCATTCGAATACCTTTTACACGATGAAAAAATAATTTCAGAACTGGTTAGAAATTCATGA
- a CDS encoding acetate--CoA ligase family protein encodes MESVFNKYFYPESICIVGASSKPKSLGYELTKSVKQYGYTGKLILVNPKSDEILGYKCYATINAVDIKIDLAIVMVPKQFVEETLKELISKNVKAIILITAGFKETGESGAEAEKRILKLVKDSNARMVGPNCMGIINALPSIKMNATFVAEEPQTGSMAFCSQSGAIGAAVLNSLRETDIRFGHFISVGNKADVNENDLLEYWQRCDDIGVITYYLESFVDGERFIKYFIDDKISKPVIVLKGGRTSSGIKAASSHTGALGSSDKVVDAILKQFNIIRADDLNDMFNTAKGFEDFHSPAGNNIAVVTNAGGPAILTVDTLEKNNLSLAELSPETKQKLKEIVHPEGSVNNPVDLLPGGTAEQFKAVNEILVRDKNVDAVISVFVEPIMVKALPVIEGINEIKSDKPVFQVVMPLPEFWQEYRTESKTKRSLFKRPEDPAVVINNMLKFRNKKSNSGRIVKTESGANKINLSDKKGFLSQPAVAELCDVYDLPRIKDLILNYEELKNADIKFPVVVKAVGEQIIHKTDLKGVVLNIRSKEELINIADEMISNFKSKNINLDAFLIQPFLATRYELLVGAFRDPSFGPMIMFGSGGKYVEYFEDTVMRSAYLTDVDIDEMINEPKIGKIIRGVRGEDPVDMSRIKSSIKNLARMMVNHKEISEVDLNPLLVTNDNQVYAVDVRIKV; translated from the coding sequence ATGGAATCGGTATTCAACAAATATTTTTATCCTGAATCAATCTGCATTGTAGGCGCTTCGTCAAAGCCTAAAAGTCTTGGCTATGAATTAACAAAATCAGTTAAACAATATGGATACACGGGAAAATTAATTCTTGTTAATCCAAAGTCAGATGAAATACTTGGTTACAAATGCTACGCAACTATTAATGCTGTTGATATAAAAATCGATTTAGCAATTGTAATGGTACCAAAACAATTCGTTGAAGAAACTCTGAAAGAATTAATTAGTAAAAATGTTAAAGCAATAATTCTTATTACCGCCGGATTTAAAGAAACCGGTGAATCAGGCGCAGAAGCCGAAAAAAGAATTTTAAAACTTGTTAAAGATTCCAATGCAAGAATGGTAGGACCAAATTGTATGGGAATAATAAACGCACTTCCTTCAATCAAGATGAACGCGACTTTTGTGGCTGAAGAACCGCAAACAGGCAGTATGGCATTCTGTTCACAAAGCGGTGCGATAGGAGCCGCAGTCTTGAATTCATTGCGTGAAACTGATATACGGTTCGGACATTTTATAAGTGTAGGCAACAAAGCGGATGTTAATGAAAACGATCTGCTTGAGTATTGGCAACGTTGTGATGACATCGGAGTTATCACTTACTATCTTGAAAGTTTTGTTGATGGAGAAAGGTTTATCAAATATTTCATTGATGATAAAATTTCAAAACCGGTTATTGTTTTAAAAGGCGGACGAACTTCAAGCGGAATAAAAGCGGCATCATCACATACCGGAGCGCTTGGAAGCAGCGATAAAGTTGTTGACGCGATTTTAAAACAGTTTAACATTATTCGCGCAGATGATCTTAACGATATGTTCAACACTGCAAAAGGATTTGAAGATTTCCATTCGCCAGCCGGAAATAATATTGCAGTTGTTACCAACGCTGGAGGTCCTGCAATTCTGACTGTTGATACTCTTGAAAAAAATAATTTGTCACTTGCAGAGTTATCTCCTGAAACAAAACAAAAGTTAAAAGAAATAGTTCATCCTGAGGGAAGTGTAAATAATCCGGTTGATCTTCTTCCCGGCGGTACAGCAGAACAATTTAAAGCAGTGAATGAAATATTAGTACGTGATAAAAATGTTGACGCAGTAATTTCGGTTTTTGTTGAACCTATTATGGTCAAAGCGCTTCCGGTTATCGAAGGTATAAATGAGATTAAATCTGATAAGCCGGTCTTCCAGGTGGTTATGCCTTTGCCCGAATTCTGGCAGGAATACAGAACAGAATCAAAAACCAAACGATCATTATTTAAACGACCGGAAGATCCGGCAGTTGTGATAAATAACATGCTGAAGTTTAGAAATAAAAAATCAAATTCAGGCAGAATCGTAAAAACAGAATCAGGTGCGAATAAAATTAATCTTTCAGATAAGAAAGGCTTTCTCTCCCAACCTGCTGTTGCTGAATTGTGTGATGTTTATGATTTACCCCGCATAAAAGATTTGATACTGAATTATGAAGAACTGAAAAATGCTGATATAAAATTTCCTGTAGTTGTAAAAGCAGTTGGAGAGCAGATAATTCACAAAACTGATTTGAAAGGTGTTGTTCTGAATATTAGAAGTAAAGAAGAGTTGATCAATATTGCGGATGAAATGATCTCAAACTTTAAATCAAAAAATATTAATCTTGATGCTTTCCTTATCCAGCCTTTCCTTGCGACAAGATATGAATTACTTGTCGGTGCTTTCCGTGATCCAAGTTTTGGACCGATGATAATGTTCGGTTCAGGTGGAAAGTATGTTGAGTATTTTGAAGACACTGTAATGCGCTCAGCATATTTAACCGATGTTGATATTGACGAAATGATAAATGAACCGAAGATCGGAAAAATAATTCGGGGCGTAAGAGGTGAAGATCCTGTTGATATGTCAAGGATTAAATCATCAATAAAAAATCTTGCCCGGATGATGGTCAATCACAAAGAAATAAGTGAAGTTGATTTGAATCCATTGTTGGTTACAAACGATAACCAGGTTTATGCAGTTGATGTCAGAATAAAAGTGTGA